Genomic segment of Bacillaceae bacterium S4-13-56:
TTTAGGACAGGTCATTACTTCATGTTCGTGGTAGCTGCTATTCTTTGTGCTTCATTAGTATTTTTTAAACCAGATGAAGCGGCTGCTATTTTGGATAGTCTATCTATGTCAACGATCTTTATTTTATTTTTCTCGGGTTGGCTAGCGAGTATGGCTATGTTACTTCCGGGAATTAGCGGATCGTTTGTCCTTTTAATCATTGGCATATACCCGTCTTTTATTGCTGCACTTAAGGATCTGAATATTCCTGTGTTAATGGTCATTGGAAGTGGGATCGTAGTAGGGCTGATTGTAAGTAGTAAATTGATACGTTATTCTCTCGAACACTTCCCATCAATGACTTACGCAGCAATCATTGGGCTAGTTATTGGTTCGACTGTTGTTATATTTCCTGGGTTTGCAAGTGATATGACACTTCTTTTACTAAGTATCGGAAGTTTTGCTCTTGGCCTTGCAGCAGCCGTTGGCCTTGGGGCTTATGAATATAAAGAGGTATAGCAGCTAGTAGGAAGACACTTCATTTTTTCATAAGAAATGGAGTGTCTTTTTTACTCTATATTATAAAAAAATCTACGTGAAATGAGGGAGTTCCATGGATGGTCCTGTATTGATGGGGGAAAGAGTGATTCTGCGTCCAATTGATTTAGAGAGAGATGTAGAACCTTGGTTTCATGCCATGCAAGATTCACGACTACATGAATGGACTGGAAATACCATCCCTGCACACAGACAAGAAACATATGAACTTTTGGAAAAGTATAAAAAATTAGACATCATTATCGCTTGGTCAATCTTATGGAAGGAGTCAGATCAAATGATTGGGACATTTTGGCTAAGTGTTCCGCAAGAGGATGAGAAGGGGATCAATTTTTCAGGTGACGCCCAACGATTGGATGTAAAGTGGTGGGGGAAAGGGATTGTTTCGGAGTCAAGAGAACTGGTCTATCGTTATGCCTTTTTAGTTGAGAATGTAGATGAAATACAAAGCCAAGCTTGGACAGGGAATCATCGTTCCTGTCGCTCCATGGAACGGGTAGGATTTAAATTAGTAAAAATTGAGGATGTATTCAACCCTAAATATCAACGGATAATGTGCCAGTCGACTTATCGTTTATCTAAAGAAGATTGGATAAAAAACGAAGAAAAAATAGAACTATCTAGTTGAGTATTATGTGACA
This window contains:
- a CDS encoding GNAT family N-acetyltransferase — translated: MDGPVLMGERVILRPIDLERDVEPWFHAMQDSRLHEWTGNTIPAHRQETYELLEKYKKLDIIIAWSILWKESDQMIGTFWLSVPQEDEKGINFSGDAQRLDVKWWGKGIVSESRELVYRYAFLVENVDEIQSQAWTGNHRSCRSMERVGFKLVKIEDVFNPKYQRIMCQSTYRLSKEDWIKNEEKIELSS
- a CDS encoding DUF368 domain-containing protein, producing MVEWKNIYRGLAMGTSDVIPGVSGGTIAVVLGIYDRLIAAISGIFSKEWKKHLGFLIPLGVGVVGALLLFSHLVDWLLANYPQPTNFFFLGLIIGVLPFLLKKAEVKKNFRTGHYFMFVVAAILCASLVFFKPDEAAAILDSLSMSTIFILFFSGWLASMAMLLPGISGSFVLLIIGIYPSFIAALKDLNIPVLMVIGSGIVVGLIVSSKLIRYSLEHFPSMTYAAIIGLVIGSTVVIFPGFASDMTLLLLSIGSFALGLAAAVGLGAYEYKEV